AAATACACGCCGAAGGATGCAGATGTTGATTCAGTCTTTGATACCTATGCTGTATTCCAGCAACGGGATTTGTCGATGCATGATCTGCATGACTATTTGTGGCCGGCAAAAGGAAAGTATGGGTTGCGGGACTACGAAAAAGTGTTTCACGCTGAAGAAGGCAATGATATTTATGATCTGCGCGGTATTGACCGATCCGCTGGCTGTCTGGTGATTGTAAGACCTGATCAGCATATCGCCAGTATCTTACCTGTTACGGCACACGATGAACTAAAACAGTTCTTTGAAGTTTTTATGATTGAGCAGAAGTAACAGCCTCATTGCATGAATAAATGCACCATAAGTCCGCCGAATCACTTGGCGGGCTTATTATCCCTTCCCTGTAGAAATTTCAGTCTAGTGCTAAAAGATTGATTTCAGGCCCCGTAATACGAGGCTTGTAATATTGTCTTCGTTTTAACTTCATTATTAGTGCTAAAATGCCCGCCGAAATATTGGGGCTACAGCCTGGCGTTGTCTTCGTTTTAAATTCCTTCAATACATTGGTTGTGTATTCAAGGAAGTGACACGCAAACACTTCTGTTGTGTTTATTGCTGCGTTCCTTTATCTGCAGGGGCTTCAGATATTTCATTCACCGAAAGATATGATTAAACAAGAGGTTCAACATGGTGTTGTTCTTTCCCATTCAGCAAGAACTTGATTGCATTAGTGATAGTGGTCGCATTCTTGGGAAGATAAAGTTTGATGGCTCTGAATCTGAGTACATATTCTGCCCTGACGAGGAATCAATCGTTTTATCAGGCGTAGAAGAAGCGTGCATTGTAGAGAGGCTGGCGGGGCTTGCGTCAGGTAAGTACTCAATGGCTATGCAGGATGATGATTGATTCGTTCTGATCTGGTTGCTGGTCGGGAGTAAATCAAGGTGAAACATGACAGAGAATTATTCTTTTAGCACGTCTTTTACACTAAGTAAGACGTATTTATGTGAGTGTTATGAGCAATCGGTAGTACAAGATCCGTCTTTAATGAAATACAGACGGGCTGCTATTTAGTTGGTACTTGGTGTAGGGCTGCTAGCCTCTGATATGATCAGCAAATATATTGCTTATTTTGTGATTTCATTGGGGGCTTTAGAAGTTTTTAGCACCCGATATCATAAAACCTGGTGGCTTTGGCGGCAGATGTTAGGTAAATCTTATAAGAGCAAAGTCACTATCCATGTCGATGAAGAAGGGATCAATACTTGTTCGCAACATGTGAATGAAACGATTAAATGGCAGGATATTACAGAGATAAAGCAAACGGTTCTGGGAATGATTATTCGTTATCCCAAAGGGACCAGTTATCTTTCTAACAGTAATCTGGATGATGTATCAGTTGAATATATTGTTCAGCAAATAAAAGGGGCTCTGTAGAGTTTACTTTCCCTTCATCTGTTCAGGCGGAATAAAAAGAAAATTGCTATTAGGTAGCAGATTAAATATCGGCCTAAGTATTATCCTCGTACTGCCTCAGAAGGCCGTTATAAAGATAATGAGACCCTGATCTCAGATTTGTGAAATCGGGGTCGTCATTATTTCCTTCAAGGAATTCTTTATTCGAGAATTTGGTAAGCAGCTGAATAACCGGAAATAACAGCGCCCTGCACAGTTGAATTTTGCCCGTAACGGTCAAAGGTTTCTCCTGCGAAGTACACCTTATTACTAAGAGGGGCTTGAAGAGCTTCAATCAGGCTTTCGTCTTTATACTGGTCCGTCCATGTGCCCAGGGTAAATTGAGCCTTACCCCAG
The DNA window shown above is from Aliamphritea ceti and carries:
- a CDS encoding YcxB family protein: MLGKSYKSKVTIHVDEEGINTCSQHVNETIKWQDITEIKQTVLGMIIRYPKGTSYLSNSNLDDVSVEYIVQQIKGAL